From the Candida dubliniensis CD36 chromosome 2, complete sequence genome, the window ACTTTTTCGTATCACCTCTGGGGAATTGTAAAAAGCTTATGAGAACATTGGAAATCAACTCTTTATCTACTGATTTCTTGGAACTATCCCCGCCTTGTTTAAGCATAGACAACGCTTTAGTTAAATGCTCATTCAATATGATGGCTTCATGACGCAACTTGCCTATAgataattgtttattatgaATCTCTGATTTCAATTCGTCTATTTTTTTGACCTCTTCTTTAAGTTCAAGTAGTTCTTGATGGCTTTTATCAAGTGATTGGTTTAGatctttgttttctttttcctgttttaatattttttcttccaacTGAATGATTGTGTTCTTTAATGAAGACGTTTCCTTgtcaaaatttgattgcTTTAATGAAACAAGTGCTTGGAAATCttctattgtttttgtaGCTTCAGTAACTTCGTCGGTTTTTGAAGCAAGTTTCTCtgtcaattcttcaatagtGTTTGTGTAACCTTTTTGTTCCATTACCAATTCGTTTAACGTTATTTTCAAGTCATTAATTTCCAGATTTAATTCTTGTACTGTTTTGGATAACTTGGAATTGTGATTTTCCAAATTGTAATTCTCATCCTGCAATGATTGAAGAGTAGAATTATATTCCCGCCTTGATTGAGTTAATGAATCACTTAGCCTTTCACATTCATTGTTTAAATCGGTATTCTGCTCTTGTAACTTAGCAATGATGTCTGAGTCAACTTTAGTTTTAGCTGCGCTTTGTAATTGTTTCTTCAAATCCTCGTTTTCAGCAGTCAAGCTTTCCACCAATTCGGTTTTCTCTTCTAGCTCAGCCTCTGACTGTTTCATTTTACTGAAAATGGTCTTCATAGATGAAAGTTTGTTGACCAAATTGTCATAAGATTGCTGTATTTCATCTCGTTCTCGTTCGGCTTGTTGCAATTTTTCAAGCAATTCAGTAGGATTATTGGTTGATGAGTCTAATTCGTCCGGTTGATCtatttgttgtaattttATAGACTCTTCCTCTGACTCATTACTAGTGGTGCCTTCGGAAGGTGCTGTGTCCTCTATTTCTCCATCCTTATTTACACTGTCAGTAGTTTGTTTACTTTGCTCCACATCTTCTTTAGCTGTTTTCTTCAGCGATAAATTgctttgtttctttttattctttcCCATAATTGGCTTTCACTACTTGTGAATTAAAGGTTGTTTATTGTCAGTATACACGAATGTATTTGCTTGCTTGCACTGTTGTTTGTACTTAAGCTGGGAATGAGTTGTTCATTACTtgactttttctttttttttttcgttatTAGATCAATTTCTACGCATATATTTTTTGGTAGTGCAAAAACCGAGTTGAACAGTTTAAAGAGAATCAAAACAATACTAGAATAACAGAAGTGTAAGGTGGAGGCATACTTAAATTCTCAATTTTGGTCTAACATAAGAGCTTATAATGTTGCAAAGTAACCCCTTTAGACCTTGTACAATATTGGAAATATGAGTATAACATTCCAAAAAGAGTGATTCCGTGTTTACAGCAGATTTGCAATTTCCCACATGATCTTGTACGAACTGTTATCTTCCCACCTAATGAGCCACAGATTTTACCAGATAGTGGCATCTTCGTCATGTAATGTATAACTGATATAATATGGCAACACCCATTTTGctaaacaaattataaaattcaaCACCAGAGAGTAATAAGAGAGAACTCAATTTTGGGCAAAACCCCACATTGGGCAAGAATTTGTACACATGATACAGTGACTTTCTGATACCTCCTTGAAATAAGTATAGTTTGTAATATTTAtggtttcttttcaaatgaATATGGAAAGAATCCCGGATCCTCTAACGTGCCAATCTTTtagataaatcaataagGCAACTTTAGGATCGTCATGTAAGAATTTGCCTTTCTGTATTGTATATTCGTGCTTTTTCAAGATGAAACTGACCCATGAATATTTGAGAAGATTGATACTGGAAAGTACGAACTAATGcagaaaaagagaatccACTAGATTAAGTATTTTTCTTAACACGAAACTTGATTGTGTGGATTGGtcaaatattgattatcCTTAATATATATGTCAGTGAAATCCTGCAACTGGAAGTGGGATAAATTTGAAGCTGTAAGcgagtattttttttttttttggcttgATTTGAAACGTGTACATATTCTcctaattattatttattagtgtgtgtgtgtgtgtgagCAGGACAGGAAAGATTAGCTTTTTGTCCCAGAGATGcatatttcttcttctattaAACTTCCGAATATTCTCTTTTAagtaaattaattaaacctGATTGTTCTATTTACATCGGTTTTCCATTTCTGTGTAATCTTCGTTTATTTGTGGTTTGgatatttccaaatttaattaaaattgttCCTAAAATAGAAGCCAATCATATTTGCTGCTGCTCCGCCAaagattttaataatagtaatcCTTATTTCACTCTGTTGTTATTCACGTTATATCTCTGTATTTGATCAACCCCTGCTACAGATAGTATTCTTCAGTATGACAATTTATGTTTTCTCTAGAAAGAAAGTGAGtggtcaaaaaaaataacaagaaCACACAAATACGAATACGTATACAACACCAAAGCAATCACAACATTTAAGTGTAACTAAGTGTGTGTTAAAAGTAATTAAGTTAATGGTGATAGGAAAGGATGGGAAAGGGGGGGTGGGGGTGGGGCGGTAGGTAGAGAAAAGCAAATATAgtggaagaagaaaaaaaaaaaagaatcaaaatcaaatggtACAAAAAAGACACTTCTTCTACACAACTGACAAAAACTGCCTTTAAGATGGCAAGAAATCTACCTCACATACATACGTACATGGAATAGAAAGTAATctataaaaataatttaacatGACTAACGTATTTCAGGTAGAAAGGTCAAAATTAGAGAGTCCCACACAATCAACCATTTTCTTCtctcaattgtttttttttttcttcggttcttataattatcaacattCTCCTTACTCAAAACCTTCACCtgttcttttctttttcatttaaatttgattattattatttttttttttttcttacaaaattttctttacttgatttattcaaaaGGTGAAAGCAGgaattttccaatttagATAACCAAGAGTTTTTGGTTCCCACATTCCTTCAAAAATAGTATTTGTGATACCCCAACTGAACCATTCGATTTCTACCATAAAGCAGCATGTCTTCTATGAGTGTTAACTCACTCATTGGAAAGGACGATGAGAACGAAAGTGCTAAGGCAATACCACAAAAAAGATCTGCATCGAGTGGTGATACCATAGTGGAAGAAAAGCTAGGATCCGAACCTTCATTGCAACCACCATTCCAAGGTCAAAACAAACGTACATCGATACCTTCTGTTTCGCAACTAAGTGAATCGATTCCCCAGCATACCAATACACCTTCATTATCAGCATACAAGTTCCCTCAGAAACAGATTGAAGATCAAGGGTT encodes:
- a CDS encoding Golgi matrix protein involved in the structural organization of the cis-Golgi, putative (Similar to S. cerevisiae RUD3) codes for the protein MGKNKKKQSNLSSKKTAKEDVEQSKQTTDSVNKDGEIEDTAPSEGTTSNESEEESIKLQQIDQPDELDSSTNNPTELLEKLQQAERERDEIQQSYDNLVNKLSSMKTIFSKMKQSEAELEEKTELVESLTAENEDLKKQLQSAAKTKVDSDIIAKLQEQNTDLNNECERLSDSLTQSRREYNSTLQSLQDENYNLENHNSKLSKTVQELNSEINDLKITLNELVMEQKGYTNTIEELTEKLASKTDEVTEATKTIEDFQALVSLKQSNFDKETSSLKNTIIQLEEKILKQEKENKDLNQSLDKSHQELLELKEEVKKIDELKSEIHNKQLSIGKLRHEAIILNEHLTKALSMLKQGGDSSKKSVDKELISNVLISFLQFPRGDTKKFEALGLIGALLEWDESQKLAAGLTHVPNTKNQQTKLDKDGNEIPVRQSFVSLWTEFLEKESSGK